In Camelina sativa cultivar DH55 chromosome 17, Cs, whole genome shotgun sequence, the genomic stretch CCAACACTTTGAGTGTGCACAAACATACCACATAGATCGTTGATCTTCTTAGCtagatctttaatttctttctcaGCTTTCTTGATAGGTGCAGAGTAAGGCCCTAACCCCTGCATAGGAATGATAAATACCAAGGTCACCATATGGAATAAGAACAGATACAGTGAGGCAGATTCACTCGTCTAAGTAGCAAATAGCACAAAATTGACCTAAGTAGAACAAATCAAAGCTCATCATAGAGCAATTAAGAACGAATCTAGCTCGAATTACTCATGAGAAAACAACAAATTGGTTTACAAAGAGACGAAACCCTCACATTCGAGGAAACCAGACCTAGCAAATTTGACTAACACATGGACTCGTAACTAAAATCTACGCTGGATCCGAAACCTCCGATGAACCACAAAGAGTAAAAAATCGAAACAAATCTGAAACTCCCAATCAAATTTATTTAGGGTTCAGAGAGGGGGGAAGCTTACATAAGTCTTAAGGAGAGCGATATCGTCTTCGTCAAGGGGGCGAGGATTCTTCTCGTCTCTGATCTCGTCTTCAATATCCCTCACCATTTTTTCGCCGGAATTTGGAATCGGAGACTTAAGATTCTCTGAGAAGAGATTGAATTAACGATTTATGTGTTTGTCTTGCacgagaggaaaagaaaaagagctcTATTGGTCTCGTTACTGTATCTGAAGCGTATATGAAGAACCACACGTGTAAACTGGGCTTTCTAAGCGAGGCCCATATTTTGTGTCTTGTTCGAGAGGTCAGATCAAACTGAGGGATGAACCCGAGATTAGAAACTGAGGATGAACCgagatttatttttcaattattcggttttaattgtaaaatccgGATAACCAAAACAGttttatatataaccaaaccGACTAACCAATTTTTCTTAACTAACAAAAACcaatatttgttataaattataCTTATATCAAGCATATATACTGtatagtaaataaataattacttaTTTAACATTTGAAAGttgtattaaaattataaccagaTCATAACCGAAAAAAATCCCAAACCGAATTCCCGTGAAACCAAACCGTAACCGGACGTCTACCCCCTCCCAAGCGTAAATTAGACCGTTAATCGCAGACCATATTTTCTTTTACGTCTGTAGTTCTTGTTTCATACTATGATCCAATCATTTTGAGAATTTATGTTCTAGAGTATCCTTGTAGTTCAAAATCGTAACAAGAAGTTTCTAAAGCAACAAggaatcaaaagacaaaaagaaaaagaattggaGCGTAATGTTATAGCTTCAAACAGCTGAAATCATTATGTTCTAAAGAAAGAAGCCTAAAATGCCAAACGAGTTAAACTAGATTGCGATATTTAAGAACATCGTTCTTATTGAGATGAAAAGATTTGCAAATCTCTAATATGGTCGCCTCGTCAAGTCCTTCCTCACCAGCTTCACGGATTAGCTGATGTAACTCTTCTGATGGAAGCAAAATCTGTTtcatgagaaaaaaacaaagacaaattagaaaacaaacttTCCATCAAGTTTCTTTGATGACagagagatggagaaagagataagATCAGCTTACACATGTGGGAGATTGGGAATGTTTTTCCAGGTTGTTTTTCTTGCTTTCGTCTGCATCATCACTTGAGTCTGGTTTCTGAGGATTCGACTGGTTTGAGATGAGCTTAAGCAGCTTCTCACTTCCCTAACATGTCAATAAAGATGATCTTGGGTTTATATAAAACCTCTACGACAATATGGAGTTATGTATCGAGAAGCAAAGATGACAGACCTGAAGAGCCCGCCAGTGAGAATATGTACGGAATAAGACCCAGAAGAACGGTATGTTTGGTAATGGCAATACCTAAATGGAAACAACAAAAGGCTTTGGTGGTTATCATACTCGAAAAAAGATAAACCCGAGTCAGTTGCTAAGGTTTCTTGAGGGCTATAGCTGCATACCATAAATGCACTGGTCACTGGAAGCAAAGTTACTGAACCAACTAGGTACTTCTTGTGCAGGATTGTTCCACTGCAACAAATCCAATTAAAAACACATCCGTGACAGAAGGTAATTGGATTCTGAATCTACGACTACACCTGAAACTAGCAAAGTGATTTACCTCATGGCAATGTGCCGTAGTCTCCTGCGTACAAGTCTAGGATCTAAACTGAAACATTTGACACGGATTAGCTAAAACGGTAAACCAATCCAAACTCACTAGAATtatacttataagttataaagaCATGAACAAATCATTCATTCGAGAGATACTGGTCCTCAAGTCTAAAGAATtcaagaaaaggagagagaatAGAACCTCGGAGGGTAAGTGATTTGTACAGAAGTGACCTCCTTAGATATAGACTTCAAGAAAATCTCAGTCGGCTTAACACGAGCCAAAAGCTTCAATCCAAACCTATACATTCCAACCCAAAAAAACCACAACTTGACATTAAGATTATCAACAAACATAGACCAAAAAGCCAAAACTTCAAGAAATGTCTCAAAATACAAACCCATGaatcttgttcttcattgatccATCTGGCGCTTTCTCAAGACCCACCCAAGCTTTATTCATCTACCATtacaatcacaacaacaagaacaattcTTCAGACTTAGTATTgactgatttttaaaaaatccctTTTATCTCATTCCTAGTGGTCCTAGATGAGGTTCGTTGCCAACAAAATCTCACTAGACGCCACATTGAACAGAACAACACACGGGTATTGTATtgtaaactttatatatatatatataaagagagaaagtTTCACCTTGTCAGAGATGAAATCAACGAGAAGCTCTGCGTTGGCATTGATGGGCTTCGATTCAGAAGATAATTTCTTCCATAAACCTCGTAAAGTGGTCGGAGTAACACCGGACGGCGATTGAGCAGCGAAAGGATCAACAGATCTGCTGAAACACCACTTCTTCCCTTTGATCGGGAAAACCACCAATCTCGCTCTCATGATCACTCTCAAACTCTGAAAAAAAGCTTCGATCTTTAAGTTTAGGAGTTGTCAATTTGTTATCTGGGTATTGCTTCTTAGACAACGTGGGTTGTTGTTTTGTAtattcaaaggaaaaaaatcaatcgaAGCTTTTAAGGTAATTTATAGCTATGAACCGACAAAGCCTTATATATTTCACGAGGAAAGACGAAGAAGCGGCGGCGCGTCTTTGGGTATATATggacaaattttatatataagcgTGTTCGTGTATATGTGTGTTATACTGAAACAGTCTTTGAGATTTGGTATTAACAAAAGTTGTCTTATTGATATGATATTGACAGATTAGATTAGTAGCAAATAACGAATGGTTAGTATTAACTTAACCGAAGCTATGATAAACTGACACATCACTCAGATTATATATTAGAAGAAACTGTAGCATGGCTTTATTGTATGTATGATACACTAGTAGTAGACTATATATAcaccaaaaaggaagaagagaattaGGCCGTTTATGATGATGAGAACTCACAAGACAGAGACTAGTTTGCGTGTTAATGGTTTGTTTATTCATGATCTGCTACAAAATTAGGCTGCTCGTTTGCACAGAGATACTCATCGCATTCTGACGCTGTTCCCCAGTCTTTTCTGAGTCTGAGGATATCCTCTGTAAAGGTGGAACCCGAGGCACCAATGAATACGCTTGACATTGCGCATATTGTCTTATCCAACATTGCTTCcaccttttaaaaataagaaaacaccAAAGTAAGATTTTTGTTGACTTGTGTCTTATCATCATTCATCCAATATGGGGGAGGAAAGAAGACACACCTGTGAGTCACCTTCGAGACCATGTCTGTATAACAATGCATCCCATTTCTCAGCTGAATCACGAGCTGGTCGCTTCACAAGGGGGATAGTCTTTCCATTCAGGATCAGCAGCGATTGTAGCAGACTAGTTTCGCTTTCGGCTGCATCAGTAGAAAGGTATATAACCGGTGCCTCGACCTTCTCAATCAGACGAGTGATGCAGTTAGCAGCTTGAGGAATCGGGTAAAAGCAACTCGGATTCTTGGCATTACTGGCACAAGACAGAAAATTTGTTAGCTACGGTTCTTGATTTAATCTTCATAATGAAATGAACAGAGCTTCACCAAAAGCTACTATGAGTATTAAAAACAGGAACAAGTGATATTAACTTATAATACCATACTTATTCATAAATATGATAACCTGGTTAATGGAATTCACTAAACTAAGTCGATGTGAAACTCCAACTATTCATTCACATTAGTACAGCCACACTACTACATGTTAGTATGTTACCATATCAGTAATGCTATAACTTGGTCAAGACTAAGATACCTACATTGTCACCAAATCTAGAATTTAGATAAGCACAACAGTTCTTTACCATTCTAAAAGAGAATTAGAAGAGAAAAACTCAAGCATATAATTCTCATATTCAGTTACTATACTACCAGAGAACTCAAAGAAGTATTAAAAATAGATCATACCAAAACTTCAAGAATCCATGCCTGCGGAAATGAAGAGAGACGTAGTTCTTGCCAAGGAAAGTCTGAATAAATCTCTGTGCAGTGAGCAAAATAAGCCGGTTAGGTTCAATCAAAGTCTTGCACTTGTGAGCAACAGGACCACCAGGCTGCATCACCCACTCTCTCTCAACATTAGCATAGAAAACATCCCCAATCGCAATCACATCATCATCTGATCTGAAATTAGTCTCCACTTCCTCAGCAGTCTTGTTGCTTGGCCTCGCAATATCTTCTTCCCATGGCGTGTCTAGCTTCCCTCCAATAGTAATCCCCAAAGCTTTCAACTTTGTAATATGCTCTTTATCAACATAACAAGGCTCCGGTTTGGAGAAGTAGCATATGAATCTATCAATATGAACATGATGATGCTTCTTCCTATTCTTATCCTTCTTCCAAAACTCCTCAAAAGAAACCACAACAGTTCTCCCTAAACAAGTATTGATTCTATCAATATCAATGATTCTACTGTAATGGTAATCAAATCTATGGCTAGGGATCACAAGAACACGATTCAGCAATGCAGCAAAGAACATATGCTTCTCTAAGCAAATCAAGTGATTACTCATTTGACCAGACAAGCAAATGGCGAATAAGAACTTATCCGGCCTCGGCTTCCATTGAATCGTCCTCCTCCCATTCAACTTCCGATCTATTTTCCGGCAACTTCCGCCGGCGAGTTCAACATTTCCAGTATTGTGCGGAGACAGTAATGCATTTTGGATCTGTCTGTTCAACGAAACCTGCCGGAAAACTGCAGATTTCACGTCTTCGATCGATAAAGTGTAGTtccagagagagaagagatcgcTCTCTTGCTTCCTGAGAAGATACAGCGCTTGAAGTAGATCCGATTCATGAGCCCGACGACCCGTCAATGTATTTGACCGGAATACAGAGTCGGGGACTTTGACGGAGAAGTAATTGGTGAAATCGGTAGATAAGTAAATGAGGGTGATGACGATAGGGAGGAAGATAACAATGGACTGTTTCTTAGTGAGGTTGAGCTTCAAACTCCGTCTTAAACGTGATCGGAGACTCTCCACGTCGAAGGTAGGTCGTTGCTCTGCCGCCGCCGCGTCGCTGCCACGATATTGGTTTATTTGAGAATCTGATTCCTCAAGCAGATTCTGGATATCGGCTTCTTCATCTGgggacgacgacgaagaagactCTTTCACCATTGATGATGCGTCACTCACAGTCGTTGCCGGAAATCAACCCGGAACCGTCGACCCATATAGCTAGACTTTTATCTAAGATCCGACCCGGTATACACCACGTGGCATGTCTTCATGTGTTCAACATGTCACATGTCTTAAAATGGAAATCTTAATACGACGCCGTTTATTAAGAGAACTCTTTAAAGGCCGTAGACCAATAAAAAGGTAATACGCGTCGGGTCACTGGAGGTTAGGTGACCTTTCTTTGTTCACGTTACGGTGACCAGCACAAAGTAGTGCGTCGTCGTTTCATATCAAGATAAAATTACTAAGGCCCATTAGCCCAGTAAAGGGtaaaacgggtcgggtcattAGAACGAGTCGGGACTCGTTATCCACCCTTTGTTgctaggcctgggcaaaatatCCGGATCCgaatatccgatccgaacccgattcaaaaaatccgatccgaatccgtatccgaaattgtaaaatatccgaacgggttctaaatctccaaatccaaaaacccgaatccaaacccgatccgaaccgaaattcgaacgggtatccgaatataccaacattattaatatatagtagtaatatattagtaatatttataattttaataatataagtgtttaaaatattcagatttttagatattttcgacaatttgaagtatttaaactgtttattagtaaatttgggtagaaaaatactttaaatttttagatatattgcgtattattgaatattttagactaaattagatactaaaattttgagttttgtgaactttgGATAATCtgaatccgaacccgaaatacccgatcCAAACccgaagtctagaaataccTGAACGGGTTCTAtacctctaaacccgaaaacccgaaaacccgaaatatctaaaccgaacccgaacgggtacccgaatgcccagacCTATTTGTTGCTGCGTCAAAGCCAGACAGAACACGGAAGTATCAATCTTGTTAGTTAAAATTTTGCTATTGTGTGGCTTTAGTCTTTTAGTtatctgggtttttttttgtttggttactgTTTAGAATTCTACTTCAGTATTGATTgagactctctttttttttttttcaattttgtttctttgtcagTCCTTGGAACAAAAGAATGAAATGTTACATTTCAAATGTAGACACTAATCAActgaaaaaagaataaactagACAAAGAGTTGAAAACTTAGATAAGTTTCAAATTTTCAGCATAGTCTAGAGAGGTGTAAAGTCTCTTACCCTTAAACATTGCAAGACTTTGTTGAATTGGAACACTTGTGAGACCCTCACTCTCAAGGTTGAAGTAATATATGTAAAATGCGTCTACTGGACAGTAGCAGGGTGACAAGACAACTTCACCTCCACTAGTCATTCCAACAATGACTAATTCTATACGTTTAAAATTGTCGTTCCACAAAAGAGGCAATGTGTAACTATATTCGGTCCAAATATATTTCTCAGCATCTTCAAGAACCCACAACTCAAGATGACTTTGAGAGACAAAACGAAACTGAAGTGTACCTAATTTACCCTTGTAGTTGATCAAAGTACAAGAAGAAGTCATTGGCATGGATTCATCTATGTTGATAAAGCTAAACTTCT encodes the following:
- the LOC104758728 gene encoding uncharacterized protein LOC104758728 — protein: MRARLVVFPIKGKKWCFSRSVDPFAAQSPSGVTPTTLRGLWKKLSSESKPINANAELLVDFISDKMNKAWVGLEKAPDGSMKNKIHGFGLKLLARVKPTEIFLKSISKEVTSVQITYPPSLDPRLVRRRLRHIAMSGTILHKKYLVGSVTLLPVTSAFMVLPLPNIPFFWVLFRTYSHWRALQGSEKLLKLISNQSNPQKPDSSDDADESKKNNLEKHSQSPTCILLPSEELHQLIREAGEEGLDEATILEICKSFHLNKNDVLKYRNLV
- the LOC104758729 gene encoding uncharacterized protein LOC104758729 — translated: MVKESSSSSSPDEEADIQNLLEESDSQINQYRGSDAAAAEQRPTFDVESLRSRLRRSLKLNLTKKQSIVIFLPIVITLIYLSTDFTNYFSVKVPDSVFRSNTLTGRRAHESDLLQALYLLRKQESDLFSLWNYTLSIEDVKSAVFRQVSLNRQIQNALLSPHNTGNVELAGGSCRKIDRKLNGRRTIQWKPRPDKFLFAICLSGQMSNHLICLEKHMFFAALLNRVLVIPSHRFDYHYSRIIDIDRINTCLGRTVVVSFEEFWKKDKNRKKHHHVHIDRFICYFSKPEPCYVDKEHITKLKALGITIGGKLDTPWEEDIARPSNKTAEEVETNFRSDDDVIAIGDVFYANVEREWVMQPGGPVAHKCKTLIEPNRLILLTAQRFIQTFLGKNYVSLHFRRHGFLKFCNAKNPSCFYPIPQAANCITRLIEKVEAPVIYLSTDAAESETSLLQSLLILNGKTIPLVKRPARDSAEKWDALLYRHGLEGDSQVEAMLDKTICAMSSVFIGASGSTFTEDILRLRKDWGTASECDEYLCANEQPNFVADHE